The following DNA comes from Hyphococcus flavus.
CGCCTCACGAAGTTCTGGAACACCGCCAACCGGGGCGTACTGGTTCGGCCCTTCGACAGTCAGGTGGGCGGCAAGCTCGCGAATAGCCTTGGGGCCGTCCTCATCAGGGAAGCCCTGGCCTAGATTTATAGCATCATGCTCGCGCGCCAGCGCCGACATGGTTGGAAAGATTGATTGCGGACGGCCGGAAAAAACGGCGTTGAGATTTTTATGCATACGCTTTTCTAACAGCCTGTAGTTGCTTCTTCTACCGTATCAATGACGGGGACGGCGTCGTCACTGTATGTCAGGCCGCCAGAAAACGCCTTCCGCCGGCGGCTCATTGATCAGGGATGACAAATAGGCGTAAAGGTCATCGATTTCCTGATCGGACAGCTCAGGGAAACGGTCCGGCGCCACCAGCCCCATCAATTCAAGGTCACGACCGCCAATGCCTATCCCTGTTTTGATCAGCGTTTCAAAATCTTGACGGGATATGGCGGCGACCATTGCAAGATCGGGAAGGTATGGTTCCCATAATGTAAATCCGCGCACATCGAGCCCGTGGCATTCATTGCACATGGTCAACGCCATATATTCCCCGCGCGCCAGTCGTGGTTCTGCCTCGGCGTTCACGCGCAATGGCGGGACCCGGTCCGCCCACCACGCCATATGCTTTTCATTACCAGTGACAAACATCCAACGCACGGCCCAGCCGAGCTCCGGCTTGGGCAAATCACTTTCGACAACCGGCGCTGATTTCAAGAACGCGATCAGCGCCGCTGTGTCTTCATCGCTCAACCGAGCGAAATTGAATGACGGCATGGAAACAAGCGCCTGTCCGTCCGCGCCGATGCCCTGACGGACGGCTGCTTCCATAGTCGCCGCATCATGATCGCGCGCATAAACTGCAAGGTTCGGCGCCACGGCACGTTCCGGCCAGTCCCACTGCTTGCCGAAATCTTGCCCCTCAAGCTGTTGTCCATGACAACCGAAACAGCCGCGCGTGCGGGCGATGTGACGCCCATGCTCAATCGACGCCGCATCTGTCGAAATGGGATGATCGAACTTCGCTTCAAGCGTCACATCGCGAAAGCGCGCTTCGCTCAAAACATAGACGCCGCCGAAGCCAAGCGTGACAATACTGACAATAACAGCAACAGCAATAATCTTTATACGTATCATTCTATGGCGCTCCCCAACCCGCTTGCTACATAGTTTAAAGTGTCATGCGGCGGGGCGAAAGACGTAAAATCCTAATCCGGATAAAGCATTACGCTGGCATCAATCGTCATGATTTGCGACTTGCCGCCGCTGTCACGATTGAAAATGATTGTCCGCCCGTCAGGGCTCCAGGCGGGACGGACATCCGCAGCACCTTCCGCCGGGTCGGTCAGTCGCGTCACGTAAGAACCATCCGGGCGCATGGCGTAAAGACGAAAAACCCCGCCATCGCGATTGGAGGCGAAAACGATCCATGCCCCATCCGGTGAAAAGTCAGGATAGCCGTCAAATGCAGGATGACCGGAAATATTTCTCATATCAGCGCCGTCTGCGTCAGCAATAAAAATCTCGGAATTGCGCTCACCTTCTTCGAGGACGCGGCGCCACAAGAGTTGGGCGCCATCAGGCGAAAACGACGGATACGTATCCCATCCGGGCAATTCGATAATCGGGCGCTGGTTCGCGCCATCCGCATCCATCACCCAGATATCG
Coding sequences within:
- a CDS encoding cytochrome c encodes the protein MIRIKIIAVAVIVSIVTLGFGGVYVLSEARFRDVTLEAKFDHPISTDAASIEHGRHIARTRGCFGCHGQQLEGQDFGKQWDWPERAVAPNLAVYARDHDAATMEAAVRQGIGADGQALVSMPSFNFARLSDEDTAALIAFLKSAPVVESDLPKPELGWAVRWMFVTGNEKHMAWWADRVPPLRVNAEAEPRLARGEYMALTMCNECHGLDVRGFTLWEPYLPDLAMVAAISRQDFETLIKTGIGIGGRDLELMGLVAPDRFPELSDQEIDDLYAYLSSLINEPPAEGVFWRPDIQ